The genomic stretch GTTGGAGCGCGGGCATCCTTGCCCGCAAAATGCTCGTCGAGCGATCAGGTTTTTGCGGACTGGAAGTCCGCGCTCCAACTGATTTTTCAACAAGCTCGGCTGGATGCCTGCTCCATAAGCCTGCGCTCTTATTGTGACAGCGGTGAAAGTGTCACAACGGGTGGAGATCGTAATCAGGCTTCCTTTTATATTCGCAGCAGAGGTTAACTGATATGAATCAACAAACTTCATTCTCACGTTCAACATCGATTCTGACCAGCCGCATCATTGTCTGTGGAACGGTTCTGGCCGCATTAGCAAGTTACTTCTTTCAACCGGTTCGCAGTCTTTACTACTGTGTGGACATTCTCATCAGGACCTACCTGCATTTCGTTGCCGGGGCAATGGCGCATGAAGCAGCGCATGGACATCTGGGAAAGTCAAAGTCCTCTAACCTCTGGTGGGGCCGGCTGGCGTTAATTCCAACAACTGTTCCAAGCGTAACTTTTCGCAAAACCCATCTTCAGCATCACGCGGCCACAAATATTCCCGGCAAAGATCCGGATGAATTTTTGAATACCAAACGAGCCTGGGAAATTCCTTTTCGCGCTCTAGCCATGCCACATCACTGGTACTTGTGGCTCAAGAAAGATGGCCGTTTCACGAAACAGGATCAAATCGAGTATGCGGCGACTTATCTCGTATACATAGCCATCTATGGCACGATCGCTGCCTTTGTGGGTGTTGAACGCGTTCTGTTTGGTTTGTTCCCGGCTGCTGTTTTGCATTCCTTGCTGCTGTGGTATCCCTTCGCAATCAAGACGCATGAAGGTTATTCCACCGGTGCGCCGGAAACGCGTTCGCATAATTACTACGGCAAGTTGCTTTACTGGTCCACTTTCGGACTTTCCATGCATCAGTTGCATCACCTGAAACCGGGGCTTGCGTGGCTACAAATGGCCGGCTCCGTGCCTTCCGGAACATGGTTGCAGCAAGTTCGTTTTGAGCGGGATATCCAAAAACGCTTAGCCCCAGCGGCCTGAGGTACTGAGAATGTTCACCCATTACGAGCAATTCAATGACATGATTCGATTCCTGATCGATCGCTTCATCGGTTTATGCGCGATCGCATTTCGTGTGAATCTTTTCTTGCAAATGAAAACGTACTATTTGCGGCAAGCAGTGCTGCGCGTGAAGTTTAAAATCACGGATTCAACATCTGTTCATGGTTATGATGAATCTACCCGCGCCTCTGTGGAAGCATGCTACAGGAAATCTACCAGGGCTGTTTATTCCTACACATCAGGTTCCACAAAAGAACCAAAGAAAATAGTTTATGACTCCTGGAGACTTCTGAATACTCGTCTGGTTTTTGTTTCCGCCTTTTTCCAATATCTCGCGCAGTTACCGTTCAATCGAACTTTGTTCCTTTTCTCGCCAATCACGCCGGACAATTCGCTCACCACGCTTCTGCTTCAGGAAACAGGGCTTCCACCCTATGTTTCCGGGTTACAAGCTCCGCATCGCGTTCAAAATGATCCGGACATCCGGCTCGCGGCACAGAAATACGGAGAAACTGCAATGAGATTGTGGATTCTTGCCATTTCCA from bacterium encodes the following:
- a CDS encoding fatty acid desaturase is translated as MNQQTSFSRSTSILTSRIIVCGTVLAALASYFFQPVRSLYYCVDILIRTYLHFVAGAMAHEAAHGHLGKSKSSNLWWGRLALIPTTVPSVTFRKTHLQHHAATNIPGKDPDEFLNTKRAWEIPFRALAMPHHWYLWLKKDGRFTKQDQIEYAATYLVYIAIYGTIAAFVGVERVLFGLFPAAVLHSLLLWYPFAIKTHEGYSTGAPETRSHNYYGKLLYWSTFGLSMHQLHHLKPGLAWLQMAGSVPSGTWLQQVRFERDIQKRLAPAA